One Myxosarcina sp. GI1 genomic window carries:
- a CDS encoding photosystem II S4 domain protein encodes MSLLAKSELLTGVENREEITRIIDKAEQAIKTWEVLCTDFFSPLVLAEAETVFGRLTEIETVAWGGYPQAERKRIGLSRPDIPLDKSQIELAALDIAGNFLFDPATHRDFLGAILGTGIVREKVGDIIVLGERGAQAIVVPEMVEFLTTSLTQVRSVSVKTQQIEFSELKILPPKKKEMTTVEASMRLDAIASAGFGMSRSKMAEAISSKDVRVNWKEITQASYNLKSGDLISVRGKGRLEIGEVSLTKKQRYRIDLVRYR; translated from the coding sequence ATGAGTTTATTAGCTAAAAGCGAATTATTAACAGGTGTAGAAAATCGTGAAGAAATTACTCGTATTATCGATAAAGCCGAACAAGCTATCAAAACTTGGGAAGTATTATGCACTGATTTTTTTTCGCCGTTAGTTTTGGCAGAAGCAGAAACAGTATTTGGCAGACTGACAGAAATAGAAACTGTAGCTTGGGGAGGATATCCTCAAGCAGAAAGAAAGCGAATCGGGCTTTCTCGTCCAGATATTCCTTTAGATAAGTCGCAAATAGAACTAGCGGCTTTAGATATTGCAGGTAATTTTCTTTTCGATCCTGCTACCCACAGAGATTTTTTAGGAGCAATTTTAGGTACGGGAATAGTTAGAGAGAAAGTCGGAGATATTATCGTTTTAGGTGAAAGAGGAGCGCAGGCTATAGTCGTACCAGAAATGGTCGAGTTTCTAACTACATCTTTGACTCAGGTAAGATCGGTTAGCGTTAAAACTCAACAGATAGAATTTAGCGAATTAAAAATTCTTCCACCTAAAAAGAAAGAAATGACTACGGTAGAAGCTTCAATGAGACTAGATGCGATCGCTTCTGCTGGTTTTGGTATGTCTCGTAGTAAAATGGCTGAAGCGATCTCCAGTAAAGATGTACGGGTAAATTGGAAAGAAATTACTCAAGCTAGCTACAATCTTAAATCGGGAGATTTAATCAGCGTTCGCGGCAAAGGAAGACTAGAAATAGGCGAAGTTTCTCTAACTAAAAAACAACGCTATCGTATCGATTTGGTTAGATACAGGTAA
- a CDS encoding TldD/PmbA family protein: MSDIFAEQKNLLTELIFKYKKHVDFLSIRLELAAETNISLRGKKIETLSDSMAVGGQVRACHKGGWGLVTFNDLTAMAEKIEEAIAAAKMVGQEKTILAPVEPVQIACRLPLTGSDPRQIPLKAKKSLCDRYNDIIRSYSDRIIASSVSYSDCSQRVLLATSEGSLIEQSWSDMEMRFAATARNGNIVQTGRETTGSRQGFEDLESLDTKVKSAAQRAVDALSQRTIKGGIYTVVIDPILTGLFVHEAFGHLSEADMAYENPDLLSVMSMGKQFGSPELQIFDGAAPNLEDCPTETPKLHRGSYFYDDEGTPATVTQLIKDGVLVGRLHSRETAAKLKEKPTGNARCLNYHYSPIVRMSNTWIGRGKTPVKDLVRDISTGVYAGNWLGGMTNGEMFTFSAGEAWMIRNGELAEPVKDVTLSGNVFKTLANIEAIGDDFYWDESGGCGKGGQGGLPVGCGGPSLRIKEVTIGGNTE, from the coding sequence ATGTCAGATATATTTGCCGAGCAAAAAAACCTATTAACAGAATTAATTTTTAAATATAAAAAACACGTCGATTTTTTATCAATTCGGCTGGAGTTAGCTGCCGAAACCAACATATCTTTAAGAGGAAAAAAAATTGAAACTCTTAGCGACAGTATGGCGGTTGGCGGACAAGTGCGTGCCTGTCATAAAGGAGGATGGGGTTTAGTAACTTTTAATGACTTGACCGCTATGGCAGAGAAGATCGAAGAAGCGATCGCTGCTGCTAAAATGGTGGGGCAAGAAAAAACCATACTCGCACCTGTAGAACCAGTACAGATAGCTTGTAGATTGCCTTTAACTGGTAGCGATCCGCGGCAAATTCCGCTAAAAGCGAAAAAGTCTCTCTGCGATCGCTACAATGATATCATCAGAAGCTATAGCGATCGCATCATTGCCAGTTCCGTCAGCTATAGCGATTGCTCTCAAAGAGTTTTGCTTGCAACTTCAGAAGGCAGCTTAATCGAACAGTCCTGGTCGGACATGGAAATGCGTTTTGCAGCTACGGCCAGGAATGGCAATATCGTACAGACTGGTAGAGAGACTACTGGTTCGCGTCAGGGTTTTGAAGATTTGGAAAGTCTAGATACTAAGGTAAAAAGTGCGGCACAAAGAGCAGTGGATGCCCTCTCACAGCGAACTATTAAAGGCGGTATTTATACTGTAGTTATCGATCCAATTTTGACAGGTTTGTTCGTTCACGAAGCTTTTGGACACCTTTCTGAAGCGGATATGGCTTATGAAAATCCCGATTTGTTGTCAGTAATGAGCATGGGTAAACAATTTGGTTCGCCAGAACTACAAATCTTTGATGGTGCAGCACCCAATCTAGAAGATTGCCCTACAGAAACACCAAAATTACATCGAGGTAGTTACTTTTACGATGACGAAGGTACACCTGCTACTGTCACTCAGTTAATTAAAGACGGTGTATTGGTAGGAAGATTACATTCTCGCGAAACCGCAGCCAAGCTAAAAGAAAAACCGACGGGTAATGCTCGCTGTCTCAACTATCATTATTCACCCATCGTTCGCATGAGCAATACCTGGATTGGTAGGGGTAAAACTCCCGTCAAAGATTTAGTGCGGGATATATCTACTGGAGTCTATGCTGGCAACTGGCTGGGGGGAATGACCAATGGCGAGATGTTTACTTTTAGTGCAGGTGAAGCTTGGATGATTCGTAATGGAGAGTTAGCAGAACCAGTAAAAGATGTAACTTTGTCGGGTAACGTTTTTAAAACTCTGGCTAACATCGAAGCAATTGGTGATGATTTTTATTGGGATGAATCTGGCGGTTGCGGAAAAGGTGGACAGGGAGGTCTGCCAGTTGGCTGTGGAGGACCGAGTCTAAGGATTAAAGAAGTAACTATTGGTGGTAATACCGAATAA
- a CDS encoding response regulator transcription factor: protein MFNIVNKFFSDSKTEYRQLSVLAVESNKFYGQSLTRLIKKARPMHKVLLVENSEQIFSLMYSEVEIDVIFFDIKAELNTDNITLIKAIAPKISLINWSSCQHPEVIELLYSLGINFFCHKECEPKKLIEALDLAGNYPRSFYADDRLYECLKSVRS, encoded by the coding sequence ATGTTTAATATAGTTAATAAATTTTTTTCAGATAGCAAAACCGAGTATCGGCAGTTGAGCGTTTTGGCAGTCGAATCAAATAAATTTTACGGACAATCTCTCACCAGGCTAATTAAAAAAGCTCGACCTATGCACAAAGTTTTGCTTGTAGAAAATAGCGAGCAGATTTTTTCTTTGATGTATAGCGAAGTGGAAATTGACGTAATCTTTTTTGACATCAAAGCAGAACTTAACACCGACAATATTACCTTGATTAAAGCAATCGCGCCAAAGATTAGTCTGATTAACTGGAGTAGCTGTCAGCATCCTGAAGTAATCGAGTTGTTATATTCTTTAGGAATTAACTTTTTCTGTCATAAAGAATGCGAGCCAAAAAAATTAATCGAGGCTTTAGATTTAGCTGGTAACTATCCTCGGTCATTCTATGCAGATGATAGATTGTACGAGTGCTTGAAATCAGTCAGAAGTTAA
- a CDS encoding DUF554 domain-containing protein, which produces MDFWVKTSGTWINIFTVAIGTTLGLILQNRLNTQMKKIITQGIGLITIWIGLSMANSMAKVTIAGIDGAILSLLSMILGGILGEWWEIEYRLTAVGDWLKYKIRGKGSFTEGFVASSILFCVGPMTLIGSFNNGLNGDNTLLTLKSAMDGIVSIALANIYGIGVGFSTLVILIYQGGLSLIAGWIADTITDPNNNPYLLIITGVGGLTIIAIGFNLLEITKIRVASFLPALAVAPVIYYLLSIIRF; this is translated from the coding sequence ATGGATTTTTGGGTAAAAACCAGCGGTACTTGGATTAATATTTTTACCGTTGCCATTGGCACAACTTTGGGTTTAATTCTTCAAAACCGCCTCAACACACAAATGAAAAAAATTATAACTCAAGGGATTGGCTTAATAACCATTTGGATTGGTTTGAGTATGGCAAATAGCATGGCAAAGGTAACAATTGCTGGTATTGACGGTGCTATTTTGAGCTTGCTTTCTATGATATTGGGTGGAATTTTAGGCGAGTGGTGGGAAATAGAGTATAGGTTAACTGCTGTGGGAGACTGGTTGAAGTACAAAATTCGCGGCAAGGGGTCATTTACCGAAGGATTTGTTGCTAGCAGTATACTATTTTGTGTCGGTCCAATGACTTTAATTGGAAGTTTTAATAACGGTCTAAATGGCGATAATACTTTATTGACTCTTAAATCAGCTATGGATGGAATAGTTTCAATAGCTTTAGCGAATATTTACGGTATTGGCGTGGGTTTTTCTACTTTAGTAATTTTAATTTATCAGGGCGGTCTATCTTTAATTGCCGGCTGGATTGCCGATACTATTACCGATCCTAATAACAATCCCTATTTATTAATTATTACGGGGGTTGGGGGTTTAACTATCATTGCTATTGGTTTTAATCTATTAGAAATAACCAAAATTAGAGTTGCTTCTTTTTTGCCCGCGCTAGCTGTAGCACCTGTTATTTATTATTTACTGAGTATTATTCGATTTTAA
- a CDS encoding ABC-F family ATP-binding cassette domain-containing protein, producing the protein MSIITLQNVSKDFGIKEILRDASFSIEPDDKVGLIGVNGSGKSTLLKMIAGIEPIDRGERMVKSGAKIIYLPQQPDVDENLNVLDQVFANSSEQMLLVRQYEELSHQVARAKGDKLDALMSKLAGITEKIELAGAWELETKAKIVLTKLGIEDMTAKVGSLSGGYRKRIALATALLNEPDLLLMDEPTNHLDAESVEWLQEYLDRFSGAILLITHDRYFLDRVTKRIIEIDRSDLYTYAGNYSYYLEKKAQQEAAAASSERKHQGVLRRELEWLKRGPKARSTKQKARIDRIGEMQNKEFKQAQEKVEIDTPGRRIGKKVIEVDNISKSYNGRTLFKDFSYKFNRRDRIGIIGGNGVGKSTLINIITNRIKPDTGRVEIGQTIYIGYFDQHSDNLLDALNQEQRVIDYIKDVAEIVTTADGSQISASQMLERFLFPPNQQYAPLHKLSGGEKRRLFLLQVLMSAPNVLILDEPTNDLDVQTLAILEDYLENFNGCVISVSHDRYFLDRTVEFIFAIEPDSIVRKYPGNYSVYLDYKQAEKKVAKEEEKAAEPKSSSNKKQTESKSANNKFRRLSNYERREFESLEGKITDLEIAKEKLEKTLYHNPPTDFTQLQDLSEQLAALNNEIDRVTERWMELAERET; encoded by the coding sequence ATGAGCATCATCACCTTACAAAACGTCAGTAAAGATTTTGGCATTAAAGAAATTTTAAGAGATGCCAGTTTTAGTATCGAACCCGATGACAAAGTAGGGTTAATTGGGGTTAATGGCTCTGGTAAATCTACCTTGCTAAAAATGATTGCGGGTATCGAACCTATCGATCGCGGCGAACGAATGGTTAAGTCGGGAGCAAAAATTATCTATTTACCACAACAGCCAGATGTAGATGAAAACCTCAACGTATTGGATCAGGTATTTGCTAACAGTAGCGAACAAATGTTGCTAGTACGGCAATATGAAGAATTATCACATCAAGTTGCCAGAGCTAAAGGTGATAAACTCGATGCTTTAATGTCTAAACTGGCTGGTATTACCGAAAAAATCGAACTAGCGGGAGCGTGGGAACTAGAAACCAAAGCCAAAATAGTTCTTACTAAGCTGGGAATTGAAGACATGACAGCCAAAGTAGGCAGTCTTTCTGGAGGATACCGCAAGCGTATTGCTCTGGCGACGGCATTACTAAACGAACCCGATTTATTGCTAATGGACGAGCCTACCAACCATCTCGATGCCGAGTCGGTAGAGTGGCTGCAAGAATATCTCGATCGCTTTTCTGGTGCTATTTTATTAATTACTCACGATCGCTATTTTTTAGATCGAGTAACCAAACGAATTATTGAAATCGATCGCAGCGATCTCTATACTTATGCTGGTAATTATTCTTATTATTTAGAGAAAAAAGCCCAGCAGGAAGCCGCAGCAGCAAGTTCCGAGCGCAAGCATCAGGGGGTATTACGGCGAGAATTAGAGTGGCTCAAACGCGGTCCTAAAGCTCGTAGCACCAAGCAAAAAGCCAGGATCGATCGCATTGGAGAAATGCAAAACAAAGAGTTCAAGCAGGCTCAGGAAAAAGTAGAAATCGATACTCCAGGCAGACGCATCGGTAAAAAAGTAATTGAAGTCGATAATATTTCTAAAAGCTATAACGGACGGACTCTATTTAAAGATTTTAGCTATAAATTTAACAGGCGCGATCGCATCGGTATCATTGGCGGTAACGGTGTGGGTAAGTCTACCTTAATTAATATTATTACTAACCGCATCAAACCCGATACGGGACGGGTAGAAATCGGTCAAACTATTTACATCGGCTATTTCGATCAGCATTCCGATAACCTACTCGATGCACTTAACCAAGAGCAGCGGGTAATTGACTATATCAAAGATGTTGCCGAGATAGTCACCACTGCCGACGGAAGCCAGATTAGCGCGTCGCAAATGCTGGAAAGATTTTTATTTCCTCCCAATCAACAGTATGCACCCCTACACAAACTATCGGGTGGAGAAAAGCGTCGTCTGTTTCTACTACAGGTATTGATGTCAGCACCTAACGTTTTGATTTTAGACGAGCCTACTAACGATTTAGACGTACAAACTCTAGCAATTTTAGAAGACTATTTAGAAAATTTTAATGGTTGCGTTATTTCTGTCTCTCACGATCGCTATTTTTTAGACCGTACTGTAGAATTTATTTTCGCGATCGAACCAGATAGTATTGTTCGTAAATATCCTGGTAATTATTCAGTTTATTTAGATTACAAACAAGCAGAAAAAAAAGTAGCTAAGGAAGAAGAAAAAGCAGCAGAGCCTAAATCTTCCAGCAACAAAAAACAAACTGAATCTAAATCTGCTAATAATAAATTTCGTCGTTTATCTAACTACGAAAGACGAGAATTTGAGTCTTTAGAAGGTAAAATTACCGATCTAGAAATTGCCAAAGAAAAACTAGAAAAGACACTATACCATAATCCTCCTACAGATTTTACTCAGCTGCAGGATTTATCCGAACAATTGGCAGCGTTAAACAATGAAATAGATCGGGTTACCGAACGGTGGATGGAATTAGCAGAAAGAGAAACTTAA
- a CDS encoding ABC transporter permease, translating into MVWWQKLKKNTLARFGAIILIILYLSAIFADFLAPYSPYAAQSDGSLLPPTEIHWRDRNGNWTTPIVYPSIQGETDLDTGDRELIVDYENPAPVALFAKGFSYNLFQIQLPLPPNFEQVTIFPGIPLRRHLFGTLGEARINILGTDQQGRDQFSRLLFGGRVSLFIGLVGIAISFPIGMLVGGISGYFGGWLDASLMRIVEVLMTIPGIYLLIALASILPPGLTSPQKFLLIVFITSFISWSGLARVIRGQVLSIKEQEFVQAARAMGAKPLYIIIRHVLPQTATYIIISATLAVPGFIVAESVLSLIGLGIQSKDPSWGNLLSVATNASILVLQPWLIWSPAILIVVTVLSFNLLGDGLRDALDPRSLQQRDSL; encoded by the coding sequence ATGGTCTGGTGGCAAAAACTCAAAAAAAATACTTTGGCTCGTTTTGGGGCGATTATATTGATTATTTTGTATCTATCGGCAATCTTCGCTGATTTTCTCGCTCCCTATAGTCCTTATGCAGCGCAATCTGATGGTTCTTTGTTACCGCCTACGGAAATTCATTGGCGCGACCGCAATGGTAATTGGACTACGCCTATAGTTTATCCTAGCATTCAGGGTGAAACGGATTTAGATACGGGCGATCGCGAATTGATTGTAGACTATGAAAACCCCGCACCAGTCGCTTTATTTGCTAAAGGTTTTTCCTACAATCTATTTCAAATTCAGCTACCTTTACCCCCCAATTTCGAGCAGGTGACTATTTTCCCTGGTATTCCCCTGCGGAGGCATTTATTTGGAACTTTGGGCGAAGCCAGAATTAATATTTTGGGAACCGACCAACAGGGAAGAGATCAGTTTAGCCGCTTGCTGTTTGGTGGCAGGGTCAGTTTATTTATTGGCTTAGTGGGAATTGCCATTTCTTTTCCCATAGGAATGTTAGTTGGCGGAATTTCGGGCTATTTTGGCGGTTGGCTCGATGCGTCTTTAATGCGAATTGTAGAAGTATTGATGACCATTCCAGGAATTTATTTACTTATCGCCCTGGCTTCGATTTTGCCTCCTGGTTTGACTAGCCCTCAAAAATTTCTACTAATTGTCTTTATTACTTCCTTTATTAGCTGGTCGGGTTTAGCCAGGGTAATTAGAGGACAGGTATTATCTATTAAAGAACAGGAATTCGTGCAAGCCGCCAGAGCAATGGGAGCAAAGCCTTTATATATTATTATTCGTCACGTTTTACCCCAAACTGCTACCTACATCATTATCTCTGCTACTCTTGCCGTTCCTGGTTTTATCGTTGCCGAATCGGTTCTTAGTTTGATTGGCTTGGGGATACAGTCAAAAGATCCTAGTTGGGGAAACTTACTGTCTGTAGCTACCAATGCTTCGATTTTAGTGCTACAGCCCTGGTTAATTTGGTCGCCTGCGATTTTAATTGTGGTTACGGTATTATCCTTTAATCTTTTAGGAGATGGCTTGCGCGATGCTCTCGATCCGCGTAGTCTGCAACAGAGAGATTCATTATGA
- a CDS encoding helix-turn-helix domain-containing protein, with product MSQTLYEKNQQLLNTLIKQANIEDLLELSKLSGVSQWQLNRLQHGLIVKMSVENIAALARTLNLSIEQLIDTFISYDGESISAKSSGEEATTIANLKREYASLQEQMQQQREVLKREFQQDSLQAIESWLLQWPTAAAAVRKNSQLPAERLLPLVKPIEQLLDEWGIETIAAVGEKLPYDPQWHQLLKGTANSGQLVEVRYVGYKQGDKLLYKAKVSPIEE from the coding sequence ATGAGTCAAACTTTGTACGAAAAAAACCAGCAACTTTTAAACACGTTGATAAAGCAAGCCAATATTGAGGATTTGTTAGAACTTAGTAAATTGTCAGGTGTTTCTCAGTGGCAGTTAAATCGTTTACAACATGGCTTGATCGTCAAGATGTCTGTAGAAAATATTGCTGCTTTGGCAAGAACGTTAAACTTATCAATAGAACAATTAATCGACACATTTATTTCTTATGATGGAGAAAGCATTTCTGCCAAGTCGTCTGGGGAAGAGGCGACGACCATAGCAAACTTGAAACGCGAATACGCTAGTTTACAAGAGCAAATGCAGCAACAGCGAGAAGTTTTAAAACGAGAATTTCAACAAGATAGCTTGCAAGCCATTGAATCCTGGCTGTTGCAATGGCCTACTGCTGCTGCCGCCGTACGTAAAAATTCTCAATTGCCAGCCGAGAGATTATTACCGCTGGTAAAACCAATAGAACAGTTATTAGATGAATGGGGAATTGAAACTATTGCTGCTGTCGGTGAAAAATTACCTTACGATCCGCAATGGCACCAGCTACTAAAAGGAACGGCTAATTCGGGACAATTAGTAGAAGTGCGCTATGTGGGATATAAACAGGGAGATAAGTTACTGTATAAAGCAAAGGTTAGTCCGATAGAAGAATAA
- a CDS encoding response regulator, translated as MTPQSTSNPNSIDNFTTSQQLEFFKELKEKRFSGEVVFADRLNTAWIFYFYLGRIIYSTGGEHPVRRWRRNLAYYFPQIVANLKSELESLQNFAAQKTVISWDYYLLCLWVEQQKVDREQATKMIRAVTVEVLFDITYARDITYVLKPQDKALTKQLAMIDCEPQIIEAWKLWEQWQDTKFARYSPNLAPKLKQSEALTKKLNSSETIYKALAKMLQGKYTFRDLAVQKQTSLLLVARSLTPYFRFGAIELVQIRDLPGSLPDFVLDSSATTVDETFSRIVGSNFSQSASSNSSKLTVACVDSNSVVCQILKKMVTSAGYQYVSDSGTLNTSKLLKTAQPDLVFINVELAEFSGYELCSLLRQIDNFARIPIVLYGKKIGLGDRVKAKMAGCTELITESLEVNLIRNTIAKYIKAS; from the coding sequence ATGACACCACAGTCAACTTCTAACCCAAATTCCATCGATAATTTTACTACTTCTCAACAGCTTGAGTTTTTTAAAGAACTCAAAGAAAAACGTTTTAGTGGTGAAGTTGTGTTTGCAGATCGCCTAAATACTGCATGGATTTTTTACTTTTACCTGGGCAGAATTATTTATTCTACTGGCGGCGAACACCCAGTAAGAAGGTGGCGGCGCAATCTCGCTTATTATTTTCCCCAAATTGTAGCTAACTTAAAGTCAGAATTAGAGTCACTTCAAAACTTTGCTGCGCAAAAAACTGTCATTAGCTGGGATTATTATTTGCTATGTCTTTGGGTAGAGCAACAAAAGGTAGACCGAGAACAGGCTACTAAAATGATTCGAGCCGTTACTGTAGAAGTTTTGTTCGACATTACTTATGCTAGAGACATTACCTATGTTCTCAAACCCCAGGATAAAGCTTTAACCAAACAGCTAGCAATGATCGACTGCGAACCACAAATTATTGAAGCCTGGAAACTTTGGGAACAATGGCAGGATACTAAATTTGCCCGCTACTCTCCTAACCTCGCTCCCAAGCTCAAGCAGTCAGAAGCACTTACTAAAAAGCTTAATTCCTCAGAGACAATATACAAAGCACTCGCTAAAATGCTACAGGGAAAATATACCTTTCGCGATTTAGCAGTTCAAAAACAAACTAGTTTGCTTTTAGTTGCTCGCTCTTTGACTCCTTATTTTAGATTTGGTGCGATTGAGTTAGTGCAGATTCGCGATTTGCCTGGCTCTTTGCCCGATTTTGTCTTAGATTCTTCTGCAACCACTGTTGATGAAACTTTTTCTAGGATTGTTGGTTCTAATTTTTCTCAATCTGCTTCGAGTAACAGCAGCAAGCTAACAGTTGCTTGCGTTGACTCCAACAGCGTCGTTTGTCAGATCTTAAAAAAAATGGTTACTAGCGCAGGTTATCAATATGTAAGTGATAGCGGCACTTTAAATACAAGTAAGCTCCTTAAAACAGCCCAGCCAGATCTAGTTTTTATTAATGTAGAGTTAGCTGAGTTCAGTGGCTACGAACTATGTTCGTTATTAAGACAAATAGATAACTTCGCTCGCATTCCAATAGTTTTGTATGGTAAAAAAATTGGTTTGGGCGATCGTGTTAAAGCCAAAATGGCGGGTTGTACCGAGTTAATAACTGAGTCTTTAGAAGTAAATCTTATTCGCAACACTATTGCTAAATACATCAAAGCCTCTTAG
- a CDS encoding MBL fold metallo-hydrolase has translation MAKLQQRRSQNVSGNFYVDRSCINCDTCRWMAPSVYRQEGSQSAVYHQPSNEEERILALEALLACPTASIGTVKKPTDIKTVQAKFPLLVADNVYHCGYHSESSFGAASYFIRRPEGNILVDSPRFAPPLVKQIEKMGGIKCMYLTHRDDIADHQKFNAHFGCDRILHSKEISEKTKDVEIKLTGTDDYYLADDLLIITVPGHTKGHTVLLYDNKFLFTGDHLAWSDNYQRLVAFRGYCWYSWSELVESMAKLTKYSFEWVLPGHGRRYHANPDKMQQELAKCLNWMQQAA, from the coding sequence ATGGCTAAATTACAGCAGCGACGTTCTCAAAATGTGAGCGGTAATTTTTATGTCGATCGCTCTTGTATTAACTGCGATACCTGTCGCTGGATGGCTCCAAGCGTCTATCGTCAGGAAGGTTCTCAGTCGGCAGTATATCATCAACCGAGTAACGAAGAAGAACGTATTCTAGCACTAGAGGCACTGTTAGCTTGCCCTACAGCTTCGATTGGTACGGTAAAAAAGCCAACAGACATAAAAACCGTACAGGCAAAATTTCCTCTATTAGTAGCAGACAATGTCTACCATTGTGGTTATCACTCCGAATCTTCTTTTGGTGCTGCCAGCTACTTTATTCGGCGACCTGAAGGCAATATTTTAGTCGATTCTCCTCGTTTTGCGCCGCCGTTAGTCAAACAGATTGAAAAAATGGGGGGAATTAAATGTATGTATCTTACCCATCGCGATGATATTGCCGATCATCAAAAATTTAATGCTCATTTTGGCTGCGATCGTATCTTACATAGCAAGGAAATTTCTGAAAAAACTAAAGATGTAGAAATCAAGTTAACTGGTACTGATGATTATTATTTAGCTGATGACCTGCTGATTATTACCGTACCAGGTCATACCAAAGGACATACCGTTCTACTATATGACAATAAATTTTTATTTACTGGCGATCATCTAGCATGGTCGGATAATTATCAACGCCTGGTTGCTTTTCGTGGTTATTGCTGGTATTCATGGTCGGAGCTAGTTGAATCGATGGCTAAATTGACCAAATATAGCTTTGAATGGGTCTTGCCTGGTCATGGCAGACGTTATCATGCTAATCCCGATAAAATGCAGCAAGAATTAGCTAAATGTCTTAACTGGATGCAACAGGCAGCTTAA
- a CDS encoding transposase, with translation MVEDEHRLGLQPILRRVWTPKGEQPLAKVKIQYEWVWLYGFVHPESGESYWWILPYTNTELFNRVLADFAREFQLNRNKRGLLVLDQAGWHIAH, from the coding sequence ATGGTGGAAGATGAACATCGTTTAGGGTTACAGCCAATCCTACGTCGTGTCTGGACACCGAAAGGTGAACAACCGCTCGCTAAAGTTAAAATTCAGTATGAATGGGTCTGGTTGTATGGATTTGTTCATCCAGAGTCGGGAGAAAGTTATTGGTGGATATTACCATATACTAATACCGAACTATTTAATCGAGTGTTGGCAGATTTTGCTCGTGAATTTCAACTCAATCGAAACAAGAGAGGATTGCTGGTCTTAGACCAAGCAGGTTGGCACATTGCTCATTAA
- the rpmA gene encoding 50S ribosomal protein L27 produces MAHKKGTGSTRNGRDSNSKRLGVKRYGDQAVKAGGIIVRQRGTKYHPGNNVGRGSDDTLYSLINGIVKFEYRTRGQRKVSVYPATEKAA; encoded by the coding sequence ATGGCTCACAAGAAAGGAACTGGTAGTACCCGAAACGGTCGCGACTCTAATTCTAAGCGACTAGGTGTTAAACGCTATGGCGATCAGGCAGTAAAAGCTGGTGGCATCATAGTTCGTCAGAGAGGAACTAAATATCATCCTGGTAATAATGTCGGTCGCGGCAGTGACGATACTTTGTATTCCTTAATCAACGGCATTGTCAAGTTTGAATATAGAACCAGAGGACAAAGAAAAGTAAGCGTTTATCCTGCTACCGAAAAAGCTGCTTAA
- the rplU gene encoding 50S ribosomal protein L21 has product MTYAIIETGGKQLWVEPGRFYDIELLSVEPDSNYSIDKVLLVNNDGDITVGQPYIEGATVEGTVMRHRRGKKVIVYKMQPKKKTRKKRGHRQELTRLMIDSINLKGTAIASAEGETASAATETASEPVETAAE; this is encoded by the coding sequence ATGACTTACGCAATTATCGAAACAGGCGGCAAACAACTATGGGTAGAACCAGGTCGTTTTTATGATATCGAGCTGCTATCCGTAGAACCAGATTCTAATTACTCTATAGACAAAGTTTTACTAGTAAACAATGACGGCGACATCACCGTAGGTCAACCTTACATTGAAGGTGCTACGGTAGAAGGAACGGTCATGCGTCATCGTCGAGGCAAAAAAGTAATTGTCTACAAGATGCAGCCCAAAAAGAAAACTCGCAAAAAACGCGGACATCGTCAAGAATTAACTCGTTTGATGATTGATTCGATTAATCTTAAAGGTACTGCGATCGCATCTGCCGAAGGCGAGACAGCATCGGCAGCAACTGAAACTGCTTCAGAACCAGTAGAGACTGCGGCGGAATAA